A region of Lichenibacterium dinghuense DNA encodes the following proteins:
- a CDS encoding GDSL-type esterase/lipase family protein — translation MPRPVPVDEWRRRDEDLDRRLRGQDLGRVRLAFVGDSIVQGWDPVTWDLFWGGLSPLNLGLWGDTTGGALWRLGGGQWGPSLRPEVVVVLIGTNNANWNSRAEDTALGIAEIVRLVRARSPSSKVLLLGLLPRGRDAAAPERAVNAAVSALVRRCADGRTVFFLDPGAALVGADGRISDQVLFDGLHPTMVGYAILGGAIRAEVLRLMGG, via the coding sequence GTGCCCCGCCCGGTCCCGGTCGACGAGTGGCGCCGCCGCGACGAGGACCTCGACCGCCGTCTGCGGGGGCAGGACCTCGGCCGGGTCCGGCTCGCCTTCGTGGGCGACTCCATCGTCCAGGGCTGGGACCCGGTGACCTGGGACCTGTTCTGGGGCGGGCTGTCGCCCCTCAACCTCGGCCTCTGGGGCGACACGACGGGGGGCGCGCTGTGGCGTCTCGGCGGGGGCCAGTGGGGCCCGTCGCTTCGCCCGGAGGTCGTCGTGGTGCTGATCGGCACCAACAACGCGAACTGGAACAGCCGCGCCGAGGACACGGCGCTCGGCATCGCCGAGATCGTCCGCCTCGTGCGGGCGCGCTCGCCGTCGAGCAAGGTGCTGCTGCTCGGCCTCCTGCCGCGCGGCCGGGACGCCGCCGCGCCCGAGCGCGCCGTGAACGCGGCCGTCAGCGCCCTGGTGCGCCGCTGCGCTGACGGCAGGACCGTGTTCTTCCTCGACCCCGGCGCGGCCCTGGTGGGCGCCGACGGCCGCATCTCGGACCAGGTGCTGTTCGACGGGCTGCACCCCACCATGGTGGGCTACGCCATCCTGGGCGGGGCGATCCGCGCCGAGGTGCTTCGGCTGATGGGCGGGTGA